CGCTTCAGATGGGCGACTCACCCAGGTCATCGGCGGATGAGCCTACTGCTCGTGCAGACGTGGTCGAATTGCTGGACGGGGCGGACTCTGCCGAGGCAGCCCTGAAAGCGATGGTGGCCGCCTCCAACGCCGGGGACGATCAGGCAGCAATGCTGTTGGTGGACCCTGCCATTCGTCCCTTGTTGCTCCCCAGCATTGCCATCGAGCGATACGCCATTGATTCTTACTTCTTAGAAACGAGGGCGTTCGGAGAGGACAAAAAATTCCGCGGAGGACAGCTATTCCATTTCACACTCCGAGATCTTGTTCGCATCCGAAGCATCAAACAGTTGGAAAAGCGATTGGTTGATGACAAACGCGTTGTGTTCACGGTACTCACGACTGAGAAGAGCTACCATGAGGAAAAGCACATTCACAACGTGCGATCTTTCCTAGCGATCCAACGTTCGGATCGTTGGTATCTGTTTCGCCCATTCGGAGAACTGACAAATCTCCTTTGCGGAATCGATCCTTGGCAAGATACAAACGAGCCGGTGAAACTATTGCAAGTCCACCAGTCGGACGACGAACATTCGAATCGTAAAAATGCCGATTACGAATTGGAGTATCGACTGCCCATCGAACTCATCCACGAACACTTGGTGGAAGCAGCATCCGCCCCTGAAATCAAAGGGGCCAATCAATTGGCAAGCAGATTGCAACGCCACTACGACAGCATCGTCAACCGAGCGAAGCGAGGCGACTACCAAAGTCGACGTGAACTCAAAGACGCGATGGATCCGATCGAAGATTGGGCTGACATACTCTCAGGAACAACCGCTTCACTGGCCCCGGGCTTGCTCGAATTTGCGAAGAAGCATGGGCTCAAGCCAGAGCCGAATTGAAGGCGCGCCTAAGAACGAAGACGACAATTCTTCTTGGAAGACGTTTCAACTGTTGCCGCTAGTTCACTCGAATGGGTCCTTGTAACCGGTCGGCTTCTCGGGAAGCGTGATCTCTTTCTTCGTGTCAACGATCAACGGCCATTCTGATGGCTCAGCATTCAACTCGACGAACCGATACTTCAACTCATCCGCGGTGACCGATTCGATAACAATCAGCTGACTCTCTTCTGCATAGTTGAAGTTCGTTTCCGCCAACAACTTCCCTTGGAGGACCCAAACGCCCTCATCGCTGAAACTCATGAATTCTTTGGATGCATGGTTGATCTGCACACCATGCAACGCGTTGGATCCCGACAGACTTTTCTTGTGCCAGCCCCGGTATCCGTTCCCTTGCTCATCCATATCGTCTGTATACCATGTTCCAACCAAATGTTCTGGCGGAATTGGTGGGGACTGAATAGCGTCTTCCAGCAATTTTTTCAAAGGCCCCGTGGCGCCGTCGACGACATTGGTAACATTGGATTTTGTTCGCAGAATCAACGGCAACTCGAGCTTCGCAAGTGCTACCCGGCGTAGGACCTTGTTTTTTAGATCAGTTTGTTCCGCAAGGAATTTGCTACCTGTTGCGGACGAATAGAACGCATGAATTTCCCCGAGCTCTGCGTTGTCAAATTTTGTTGAATATTCATCTGCGACATAGGTTTCAACCTGCTTCCAATCGAAGCTGTTCTTGAATTCAGCCTCACTGGACTCCAATCGCTTTCGCACCGTCTCGGGCAGATCAGACTCAATCACATTTTGAGTTGCCGCTTCGACGTCGCGTCGCCAACCATCGACGACGATACTCGCAACACGCCCAGCAAGCTTCTCTCGCTTCGACACAACTGGTTCGTCGCCGCTGCTGGCGGTGCCCAAAACGACAAGGAAGGCAACCAGCGTGAACCGAAACATGGGCAAAATCCTAGAAGGCGAGTGAATTGACTGAC
Above is a genomic segment from Rhodopirellula bahusiensis containing:
- a CDS encoding DUF2059 domain-containing protein, with product MFRFTLVAFLVVLGTASSGDEPVVSKREKLAGRVASIVVDGWRRDVEAATQNVIESDLPETVRKRLESSEAEFKNSFDWKQVETYVADEYSTKFDNAELGEIHAFYSSATGSKFLAEQTDLKNKVLRRVALAKLELPLILRTKSNVTNVVDGATGPLKKLLEDAIQSPPIPPEHLVGTWYTDDMDEQGNGYRGWHKKSLSGSNALHGVQINHASKEFMSFSDEGVWVLQGKLLAETNFNYAEESQLIVIESVTADELKYRFVELNAEPSEWPLIVDTKKEITLPEKPTGYKDPFE